The sequence below is a genomic window from Nocardioides oleivorans.
CACGCACGGCCGAGGACTGACGACTGCCCTAGACTCGCCGCCAGACGCAGACCGGGAAGTCGGTGCAAGCCCGACACGGTCCTCGCCACTGTGACTGGGGAGCTGCGCCCGAACACGCCACTGGACCACACGTCCGGGAAGGCCGGGAACAGCGCTCGACCCAGGAGTCAGGAGACCGCCTGCGTCCATTTCCGCACACGACGATTCCACGAGAGATGGAGCGCAGGACTGATGGACCGACCCCTCGCACGAGCAGACCGACCCACCGTCACCGTCTGCCGCGGCTGCTGCTGCGGCACGACGAAGAAGCGGCCGCTGGTCGACCACGCCGCCCGGCTCGACGCCCTGCGCTCGATGCTCGGCGACACCGCGACCGTTCGTGTCACGGACTGCCTCGGCCCCTGCGAGCGCTCCGACGTCGTCGTGGTGAGCCCGTCGCCCGGCGCCCGCCGGGCCGGCGCGCGCCCGGTGTGGCTGGGCCTGCTCAACGGGCGCCACGAGGCCTCGGCGATCGCCGACTGGGTGCAGGCGGGTGGCCCGGGAGTCGCCGACCTGCCGGAGAGCCTGCGGCGCTCGCCGTTCCGGCCGTCCGCCACCGCGACGAAGGTGTGACCGTGCGGCACCTCGACACGGACCTGACGTCGCTGGCCGTCTTCCTCGTCGACCGGCTCACCGAGGACCTCGCCCGGCTCTGGGAGCGCGAGGCGGCGCGCGAGGGCGACCTGCTGCGGCCCGGTCTCGCCGCCCAGGTCGCGATCATCGACGAGGTCCTCGCGACCCTGCGATCGGGCCTGCTGCCGTCGCAGCGCGAGCTCCGGCTGCTGCTGCTCGGCTACGGCGCGCACCCCGACTACGACCCCGTCTGGGCGCAGCGGCTCAGTCGGCCGGCGTGAGCGGACGGCAACCGGTCAGCAGGTACTGCAGCACCACCTCGTGACCCGGCGCGACGCCGTGGGCGCGGTCGAGCTCGCGGACCTGCTCGAGCGGGGTCACGGCCACGTCGACCAGCCCG
It includes:
- a CDS encoding (2Fe-2S) ferredoxin domain-containing protein — translated: MDRPLARADRPTVTVCRGCCCGTTKKRPLVDHAARLDALRSMLGDTATVRVTDCLGPCERSDVVVVSPSPGARRAGARPVWLGLLNGRHEASAIADWVQAGGPGVADLPESLRRSPFRPSATATKV